The following coding sequences are from one Shewanella putrefaciens window:
- the xerD gene encoding site-specific tyrosine recombinase XerD, giving the protein MPKTYQSDPLIDAFLDDLWSSKGLSDNTLSAYRTDLRHFDRYQRRHGVTLIEATVADVRSYLAFRLEQNFARSSSARLLSSLRRFFTYLVLTKQITADPMALIESPKLTRHLPHSLSESQVDRLLAEPNVDDPVECRDKAMLELLYATGLRVSELVGLTMEQMSLRQGLVRIVGKGGKERLVPLGELAVTEVEAYLKFARQELLGHKQSDVVFPSNRGQMMTRQTFWHRIKLYALRAGIETALSPHTLRHAFATHLLNHGADLRVVQLLLGHSDLSTTQIYTHVARARLQELHQQHHPRG; this is encoded by the coding sequence GTGCCTAAGACATATCAGAGCGATCCACTTATTGATGCTTTTCTTGATGACCTATGGTCGAGCAAGGGATTGAGTGACAATACGTTGTCAGCCTACCGTACCGATTTGCGCCATTTTGATCGCTATCAACGTCGCCATGGTGTCACCTTGATTGAGGCTACTGTGGCAGATGTTCGGTCCTATTTAGCATTCAGATTGGAGCAAAATTTTGCTCGTAGCAGCAGCGCAAGATTACTCAGTAGTTTACGGCGTTTCTTTACCTATTTAGTGCTGACTAAACAGATTACTGCCGATCCTATGGCTTTGATAGAGTCGCCCAAGTTAACGCGTCATTTACCCCATTCTTTAAGCGAATCTCAGGTAGATAGATTGCTCGCCGAGCCCAATGTTGATGATCCCGTAGAATGTCGCGATAAGGCTATGCTCGAACTGCTATATGCAACGGGCTTGAGGGTGAGCGAGCTTGTTGGTTTGACGATGGAGCAGATGAGCCTACGCCAAGGTTTAGTGAGGATTGTGGGCAAAGGTGGCAAAGAGCGTTTAGTGCCACTAGGTGAATTGGCAGTTACAGAGGTGGAAGCCTATTTAAAATTTGCGCGGCAGGAATTACTTGGTCATAAACAATCCGATGTGGTGTTCCCGTCTAACCGTGGGCAGATGATGACGCGGCAAACCTTTTGGCACCGCATTAAACTTTATGCGCTGCGGGCGGGGATTGAAACTGCGCTTTCACCCCACACATTACGCCATGCCTTTGCGACACATTTACTCAACCATGGTGCCGATCTGCGAGTCGTGCAATTGCTTTTGGGTCACAGTGATTTATCAACAACCCAGATTTATACCCATGTTGCACGGGCAAGATTGCAGGAGTTGCACCAACAGCATCATCCAAGAGGTTGA
- the dsbC gene encoding bifunctional protein-disulfide isomerase/oxidoreductase DsbC, with product MKLTPALSLVFTLLVAPLASAATTTSPDTAAIKQKLSEMLDVEVISMQDAPVEGLYQAMTNRGVLYISRDGSKLFHGNVYDIDKGMKNLTEAALAGPRIAMMKPLEDHMLVYKAKNEKHVITVFTDVSCGYCCKLHSQMDEYNKLGITVRYLAFPRAGVPSANADEMQAIWCAKDPLKAMTNAKAGQTVPAATCDAKIAEQYALGTSFGVNGTPAMILADGSMIPGYQPPEDLLRTLDMRQ from the coding sequence ATGAAGTTGACCCCAGCATTATCATTGGTTTTTACACTCCTTGTTGCACCACTCGCCAGCGCAGCAACCACCACTTCTCCTGATACTGCTGCGATTAAGCAAAAACTCAGTGAGATGTTAGATGTCGAAGTGATTTCGATGCAGGATGCTCCGGTGGAAGGTTTGTATCAAGCCATGACGAACCGTGGCGTACTTTATATTAGTCGTGATGGCTCAAAGCTATTCCACGGTAATGTATATGATATCGATAAAGGCATGAAAAACCTGACAGAAGCCGCATTAGCTGGCCCACGTATCGCGATGATGAAACCGCTTGAAGATCATATGTTGGTCTACAAAGCTAAAAATGAAAAACATGTCATTACCGTATTTACCGATGTCAGTTGTGGTTATTGCTGTAAGTTACATAGCCAAATGGATGAATATAATAAGCTAGGTATTACAGTACGTTATTTAGCTTTTCCGCGCGCGGGTGTGCCTTCGGCTAATGCCGATGAGATGCAGGCTATCTGGTGTGCTAAAGATCCATTAAAAGCCATGACGAATGCCAAAGCGGGTCAAACAGTGCCTGCTGCCACCTGCGATGCTAAAATTGCCGAGCAATATGCATTAGGCACAAGTTTTGGTGTTAATGGTACACCAGCGATGATCCTAGCCGATGGCAGTATGATCCCAGGTTATCAACCACCTGAAGATTTATTACGCACCTTAGATATGCGCCAATAA
- the recJ gene encoding single-stranded-DNA-specific exonuclease RecJ produces MIHKIVRRPTVDDSHLPVHLPPLLKQLYARRGVMPHECELALQGLLRPETMKGLIEAAAIIADAMQANKSILIVGDFDADGATSTSVCMLALRMMGALKVDYLIPNRFDYGYGLSPEIVAVAASKQAELLITVDNGISSIEGVAAAKAFGMQVIITDHHLPGHELPAADAIVNPNQPGCPFASKSIAGVGVAFYLMTALRAELRTRNWYQIRGIAEPNLGTLLDIVALGTVADVVSLDANNRILVEAGLQRVRAGRCRVGITALLEVAKRNPARIVASDFGFAVGPRLNAAGRLDEMALGVETLLCEDIMYARRMAAELDGLNQERRELEVGMQQEALKSLEHLKLNEAELPWGIALFQEDWHQGVIGILASRIKDKYHRPVIAFADAGNGEIKGSARSIKGLHMRDLLELVNTRHPGLIIKFGGHAMAAGLSLKAGSFATFAKAYDDAVREQLKPELLTGELWSDGELTPTELNLEIAQLLRNAGPWGQAFEEPLFDGYFKIVQQRLVGERHLKLVLETQCGTVMLDAIAFNVDLHTWPDATINHARIVYKLDVNEYRGNFSLQLMVEQIEAM; encoded by the coding sequence TTGATCCATAAGATAGTCCGTCGCCCAACCGTTGATGACAGTCATTTACCCGTCCATCTTCCACCTCTGTTAAAGCAGCTTTATGCTCGCCGAGGTGTCATGCCCCATGAATGCGAGCTTGCGCTTCAAGGGCTTTTACGCCCAGAAACGATGAAAGGCTTGATTGAGGCCGCAGCCATTATTGCTGATGCGATGCAGGCGAATAAGTCGATTTTAATCGTGGGTGACTTTGATGCCGACGGTGCAACATCAACGAGTGTGTGTATGTTAGCGCTACGGATGATGGGCGCTCTGAAAGTGGATTATTTGATCCCCAATCGCTTTGATTATGGTTATGGACTCAGCCCTGAAATTGTCGCGGTTGCCGCCTCGAAACAGGCTGAACTATTAATTACAGTTGATAATGGTATTTCCTCAATAGAAGGTGTTGCAGCGGCTAAAGCCTTTGGTATGCAAGTGATTATTACCGACCATCATTTGCCTGGCCATGAATTACCGGCTGCCGATGCGATAGTGAACCCTAACCAACCGGGCTGTCCATTTGCCAGTAAATCAATCGCGGGGGTTGGCGTTGCCTTTTATTTGATGACAGCACTAAGGGCAGAACTTCGGACGCGAAACTGGTACCAAATCCGTGGCATCGCTGAGCCCAATTTAGGCACGCTGCTCGATATTGTCGCCCTAGGCACTGTTGCCGATGTGGTATCACTCGATGCCAATAATCGAATTTTGGTCGAGGCGGGACTGCAGCGCGTGCGAGCCGGACGTTGCCGTGTAGGGATTACCGCGCTGCTTGAGGTGGCTAAGCGAAATCCGGCGCGCATTGTCGCATCTGACTTTGGTTTTGCCGTGGGGCCAAGGCTTAATGCTGCGGGTCGTCTCGATGAAATGGCGCTTGGGGTCGAAACGCTACTTTGTGAAGATATAATGTACGCTCGGCGTATGGCCGCAGAGCTTGATGGGTTAAACCAAGAGCGCCGCGAGCTGGAAGTTGGTATGCAGCAGGAAGCCTTAAAAAGCCTAGAGCATTTAAAGCTCAACGAAGCTGAATTACCTTGGGGTATCGCCTTATTTCAAGAAGATTGGCATCAAGGCGTTATCGGGATTTTGGCCTCGCGCATTAAAGACAAATATCATAGACCCGTGATTGCCTTTGCCGATGCGGGCAATGGTGAAATTAAAGGTTCGGCGCGTTCGATAAAAGGCTTGCATATGCGCGACTTGCTCGAGTTAGTGAACACTCGCCATCCAGGATTGATTATCAAATTTGGCGGTCATGCTATGGCGGCGGGTTTATCGCTCAAAGCGGGCAGTTTTGCGACATTTGCTAAAGCCTATGATGATGCGGTGCGTGAACAGCTTAAACCTGAGTTATTAACGGGCGAGCTTTGGTCCGATGGGGAACTCACTCCTACAGAGTTGAATCTTGAAATTGCTCAGCTATTGCGCAATGCGGGGCCTTGGGGACAAGCTTTCGAAGAGCCGCTCTTTGATGGTTATTTTAAAATAGTGCAGCAGCGCCTTGTTGGTGAGCGCCACCTTAAGCTTGTGCTCGAAACCCAATGCGGCACTGTGATGCTCGATGCCATTGCCTTTAATGTGGATTTGCACACTTGGCCCGATGCGACAATTAATCATGCTCGAATTGTCTATAAACTCGATGTGAATGAGTATCGCGGCAATTTTTCGCTGCAACTGATGGTTGAACAAATCGAAGCTATGTAA
- a CDS encoding GNAT family N-acetyltransferase, whose translation MEYRVSTEQSEMDFEVIHGFISNSYWAQGIPKALLRTALSNSLCFGVFDKDNLQVAFGRLITDKATFAYLADVFVLGSHRGLGLSKLMMAAIMEHPELQGLRRIMLATRDAHGLYAQFGFKAVDAPETLMQIRLENPYQCLS comes from the coding sequence ATGGAATACCGAGTCAGTACAGAGCAATCTGAAATGGATTTTGAGGTTATCCATGGCTTTATTAGTAATAGCTATTGGGCGCAGGGAATACCCAAGGCGCTGTTGCGTACAGCGCTTAGTAACAGTTTATGCTTTGGGGTCTTTGATAAGGATAATCTGCAAGTGGCCTTTGGCCGCTTAATTACCGATAAAGCTACTTTTGCCTACCTTGCCGATGTGTTTGTACTCGGATCCCACCGCGGTTTAGGTTTAAGCAAGTTGATGATGGCAGCAATTATGGAACATCCTGAGCTGCAAGGCTTAAGACGCATAATGCTCGCCACCCGCGATGCCCATGGGCTTTATGCCCAGTTTGGATTTAAAGCGGTCGATGCACCAGAAACCTTAATGCAAATTCGGTTAGAAAATCCTTATCAATGCCTTAGTTGA
- the ahpF gene encoding alkyl hydroperoxide reductase subunit F, giving the protein MLDANLKNQLQTYLQNLKRPVELVVSADESKKSQELKSLANDIVSLSSLVSLKEIQGERTPAMTVINPELKTQISFAGLPMGHEFTSLVLALLHTGGHPIKLSDDIIEQIRNLPGKYAFETYVSLTCQNCPDVVQALNMMAAINPNITNVMIDGALFQEEVASRNIMAVPSVYLNGEVFAAGRISIGEILNKLDTNAASRKADEINEKAPFEVLVVGGGPAGAAAAIYAARKGLRTGIVADKFGGQVAETVGIENFISVKATEGPKLVANLEAHVRDYEVDIMDNQKAVSLTTDGLFELELASGAKLRSRTVLLATGARWREMNVPGEKEYRGKGVAYCPHCDGPLFKGKRVAVIGGGNSGIEAAIDLANIVEHVTVLEFDKTLRADDVLQRKAASMGNIKIITQAMTTEVTGDGTRVNGLNYTDRATGESHHIALAGIFVQIGLVPNAEWLKGTVELTPRGEIIVDERGQTSVPGVFAAGDVTNSPFKQIIIAMGSGATASLGAFDYLIRHSDEETAATKAA; this is encoded by the coding sequence ATGTTAGATGCGAATTTGAAAAATCAACTGCAAACCTATCTGCAAAACCTCAAGAGACCAGTTGAACTTGTCGTGTCTGCAGATGAGAGCAAAAAGTCTCAAGAATTAAAAAGTTTAGCTAATGACATTGTCAGCCTATCTTCTCTGGTGAGCCTGAAAGAAATTCAGGGGGAACGCACCCCGGCGATGACAGTGATAAACCCAGAGCTTAAAACGCAAATCAGCTTTGCTGGTCTGCCTATGGGTCACGAATTTACCTCACTCGTGCTGGCCTTACTGCACACGGGTGGGCACCCAATCAAACTGAGCGATGATATCATCGAGCAGATCCGCAATCTGCCGGGCAAATATGCCTTTGAAACTTATGTATCACTGACCTGCCAAAACTGCCCAGACGTAGTTCAGGCACTGAATATGATGGCGGCCATTAACCCGAATATCACCAACGTGATGATTGATGGTGCCCTATTCCAAGAAGAAGTAGCGAGCCGTAATATTATGGCCGTACCTTCTGTCTACTTAAATGGCGAAGTGTTTGCCGCAGGTCGCATCAGCATAGGTGAGATTTTAAATAAACTGGACACCAATGCAGCCAGCCGCAAGGCCGATGAAATTAATGAAAAAGCCCCCTTCGAAGTCTTAGTCGTTGGCGGCGGCCCCGCTGGCGCAGCAGCAGCCATTTATGCAGCACGTAAAGGACTTCGCACTGGTATTGTTGCCGACAAGTTTGGCGGCCAAGTCGCTGAAACCGTGGGTATCGAGAACTTTATTTCGGTCAAAGCGACCGAAGGTCCAAAGCTAGTAGCGAACCTTGAAGCCCATGTGCGTGACTATGAAGTTGATATCATGGATAATCAAAAAGCCGTGTCATTGACGACTGACGGTTTGTTCGAACTTGAACTGGCAAGCGGCGCTAAATTACGTAGCCGTACCGTATTGCTGGCAACAGGCGCTCGCTGGCGCGAAATGAACGTCCCCGGTGAGAAAGAATACCGTGGTAAAGGCGTGGCTTACTGCCCACACTGTGACGGCCCATTATTTAAAGGCAAGCGTGTGGCGGTGATCGGCGGCGGTAACTCGGGTATAGAAGCAGCCATCGATTTAGCAAATATAGTAGAACATGTAACAGTACTGGAATTTGATAAAACCCTGCGCGCCGACGATGTGCTGCAACGTAAAGCCGCATCTATGGGTAACATTAAAATCATTACCCAAGCGATGACCACTGAAGTGACTGGCGATGGCACTCGGGTGAATGGCCTAAACTACACCGACCGGGCGACGGGTGAAAGCCACCATATCGCGCTGGCAGGGATCTTCGTGCAGATTGGGCTAGTACCCAATGCGGAATGGTTAAAAGGCACAGTGGAATTAACCCCAAGGGGCGAAATCATCGTCGATGAACGCGGCCAAACCTCTGTACCAGGCGTGTTTGCAGCAGGTGACGTGACTAACTCACCTTTCAAGCAAATTATCATTGCCATGGGCAGCGGCGCGACCGCATCACTGGGGGCATTTGATTACTTAATTCGCCACAGCGATGAAGAGACCGCCGCGACCAAAGCAGCTTAA
- the ahpC gene encoding alkyl hydroperoxide reductase subunit C, producing the protein MTQSIINSTIKPFKATAYHNGEFVPVTEQDLLGKWSVVFFYPADFTFVCPTELGDMADHYEKLQGMGVEVYSVSTDTHFTHKAWHDTSDTIKKINFPMLADPTGTISRNFGVMIEEDGLALRGTFVINPEGQIKVAEIHDLGIGRSAQELVRKIQAAQYVATHDGEVCPAKWQPGDETLAPSLDLVGKI; encoded by the coding sequence ATGACTCAATCAATTATCAACAGCACAATCAAACCATTCAAAGCCACTGCTTACCACAATGGTGAGTTCGTTCCAGTAACTGAACAAGATCTGTTAGGTAAATGGTCAGTTGTATTCTTCTATCCAGCAGACTTCACCTTCGTTTGTCCAACTGAATTAGGCGACATGGCGGATCACTACGAAAAACTGCAAGGTATGGGCGTTGAAGTTTACTCAGTATCAACTGACACACACTTCACTCACAAAGCGTGGCATGACACGTCAGACACCATCAAGAAGATCAACTTCCCAATGCTGGCTGACCCAACAGGCACTATCAGCCGTAACTTTGGCGTGATGATCGAAGAAGATGGTTTGGCACTGCGTGGGACTTTCGTGATTAACCCAGAAGGTCAAATCAAAGTGGCTGAAATTCACGATTTAGGTATCGGCCGCAGCGCGCAAGAACTGGTTCGTAAGATCCAAGCTGCTCAATATGTTGCGACTCACGATGGCGAAGTTTGCCCAGCAAAATGGCAACCAGGTGACGAAACTTTAGCACCTTCTTTAGACCTCGTTGGCAAAATCTAA
- a CDS encoding leucyl aminopeptidase: MKNKHKFMLSVMALACLNSLNANAETFSFDTRSSLNSDTLVLFQSVDSTTYGIDFLPQSTQDQLNLATADNSFAGKQGEILEILVPSEIDAKRVLLVGIGDATSLTPGEINNIGGNLAAKLETVPQASVRVLTKGLSATPLFASELAHGIELRSYRYTQFKASNHSEKNYQIAVDNLSANQKHRKNLEAIEAGVFLARDLTNAPAGIMYPESFANEARKLKSLGVKVTVLEAKDIERLNLGALAAVGKGSERPPRLVVAHWPGSKEAPIALVGKGITFDSGGYNIKATGTSIARMKSDMAGAATVLGTIKAMAVQKAPVNVVAIMPMAENMISGHAMIPGDVITTAQGLTVEVLNTDGEGRLVLADGLWYARENYKPSVIIDVATLTGSKVSALGSVYAGLFTDSEPLVQQLTYAGQQVGEKVWRLPLDQAYGDEIKSTIADLKNTGKEGSAGASSAAMFLKHFAGEQPWAHLDIAGNALTATDTAVVPTGATGYGVRLLSTWLTQPKALNENLAPST, from the coding sequence ATGAAAAATAAGCACAAATTTATGTTAAGCGTTATGGCTCTGGCGTGCCTTAACTCTCTCAATGCTAACGCCGAAACCTTTAGTTTTGACACTCGTAGTTCACTGAATTCAGATACATTAGTGTTATTCCAAAGTGTAGATTCTACTACCTATGGTATCGATTTTTTACCTCAATCGACCCAAGATCAGTTAAATCTCGCCACAGCAGATAACAGTTTTGCGGGCAAACAAGGAGAGATTTTAGAGATTTTAGTCCCGAGTGAAATTGATGCTAAACGGGTATTATTGGTGGGTATTGGCGATGCCACATCCTTAACGCCCGGAGAGATTAATAATATCGGTGGAAATCTAGCGGCAAAGCTAGAAACTGTTCCCCAAGCCAGTGTGCGCGTGCTCACCAAAGGCTTAAGTGCTACACCACTATTTGCCTCTGAGCTTGCCCATGGTATTGAGCTACGTAGTTACCGTTATACCCAGTTCAAGGCTAGCAACCATAGCGAAAAAAACTATCAAATCGCAGTCGATAACTTAAGTGCCAACCAAAAACACCGTAAAAATCTAGAGGCTATTGAAGCTGGTGTGTTTTTAGCGCGCGATCTGACCAATGCCCCTGCTGGAATCATGTACCCCGAAAGTTTCGCCAACGAAGCGCGTAAACTTAAATCTCTCGGCGTAAAGGTGACTGTACTCGAAGCGAAAGATATCGAGCGGTTAAACCTTGGGGCATTAGCGGCGGTAGGCAAAGGCAGTGAACGTCCACCTAGGTTAGTTGTCGCCCACTGGCCCGGTAGTAAAGAAGCCCCCATTGCGCTAGTCGGCAAAGGCATCACCTTCGATTCTGGCGGTTACAATATTAAAGCGACAGGCACTTCCATCGCACGCATGAAGTCTGATATGGCGGGCGCCGCCACTGTACTGGGCACCATTAAGGCGATGGCGGTTCAAAAAGCGCCTGTAAATGTGGTCGCGATTATGCCCATGGCAGAAAACATGATATCTGGCCATGCAATGATCCCAGGCGATGTGATTACAACGGCTCAAGGTTTAACGGTTGAAGTGCTTAATACCGATGGAGAAGGCCGCTTAGTATTAGCGGATGGCTTATGGTATGCCCGCGAAAATTATAAGCCGTCGGTGATTATTGATGTTGCAACACTGACAGGCTCAAAAGTGAGCGCATTAGGTAGCGTTTACGCTGGCCTATTTACAGATTCCGAACCATTGGTGCAGCAACTTACCTATGCAGGTCAACAGGTTGGCGAGAAAGTGTGGCGCCTACCTTTAGATCAAGCCTATGGCGATGAAATAAAATCTACCATTGCCGATTTGAAAAACACAGGTAAAGAAGGCAGCGCAGGCGCATCCTCTGCAGCTATGTTCTTAAAGCATTTCGCTGGTGAACAACCTTGGGCGCATCTCGATATAGCGGGCAACGCCTTAACCGCGACCGATACCGCCGTTGTGCCTACGGGCGCCACAGGTTACGGCGTGCGCTTACTCAGCACTTGGTTAACGCAACCCAAAGCACTGAACGAAAACCTAGCACCTAGCACCTAG
- a CDS encoding spermidine synthase, which translates to MVDSTLLHETQDSFGPIRVLDYDDSRILSFGDNDEQSKILKAAPHIPQHTYVQAMLLVLLFCKPKSAIVLGLGGGSIIHSLRNFDAAIKLTAVELRPAVIELAKRYFQLPIGKKLNLINDDAIAFLAAGDHKKVDVIFADIYTAKGVETGQLSPIFLEQCTNLIKPNGYLVLNCWKEHSQNRELLADLQQHFAHVNACLTGGGNWVIFASQSPQILGTSALKNHAQSLSQQLGFALDRSLTRFGPWI; encoded by the coding sequence ATGGTCGATTCTACCCTCTTACATGAAACCCAAGATTCATTTGGCCCAATTCGCGTGCTCGATTACGATGACTCACGAATACTGTCTTTTGGGGATAATGATGAGCAGAGTAAAATTCTTAAGGCTGCGCCCCATATTCCTCAGCACACTTATGTGCAAGCCATGTTGTTGGTTTTACTGTTTTGTAAGCCCAAGAGCGCTATTGTTTTAGGTTTAGGCGGCGGCTCAATTATTCACTCACTGCGCAATTTCGACGCGGCAATAAAGTTAACAGCGGTGGAATTACGCCCCGCGGTGATTGAGTTAGCTAAGCGCTATTTTCAGCTGCCGATAGGTAAAAAGCTCAATCTTATCAATGATGATGCTATTGCTTTTTTAGCTGCTGGTGATCATAAAAAAGTGGATGTAATTTTTGCCGATATTTATACGGCCAAAGGCGTTGAAACAGGGCAGCTTTCGCCAATATTCCTTGAACAGTGCACTAACCTCATCAAACCCAACGGTTATTTAGTGCTGAACTGCTGGAAAGAACATAGCCAAAATCGCGAGTTGTTAGCCGACTTACAACAACACTTTGCCCATGTGAACGCTTGCCTCACAGGCGGCGGCAATTGGGTGATTTTTGCTAGCCAATCTCCTCAAATATTAGGCACCTCGGCACTCAAAAATCATGCTCAATCTTTATCGCAACAATTGGGTTTTGCCCTTGATCGATCACTGACACGATTTGGGCCTTGGATTTAA
- a CDS encoding mechanosensitive ion channel family protein: protein MTNQILLAFIYLAVFLFLQRALTHWVRKLAQMKQVSVARTSLVTRFISYVMFFITLSLMAVSLGLGYQDVSLFVSSAFAVMGVALVAQWSILSNLTAGVLIFFVFPYRIGERIRVVDKDEDISGVIIEIALFHVLIHRDNGDTITYPNNLMLQKAVLKLSDQSPLAERQALLEGKKKFDPE, encoded by the coding sequence ATGACAAATCAAATCCTGCTTGCCTTTATTTATCTTGCAGTGTTTCTCTTTTTACAGCGTGCGTTAACCCATTGGGTGAGAAAACTCGCGCAAATGAAGCAAGTGAGTGTCGCACGGACCAGTTTGGTGACTCGGTTTATTTCCTATGTGATGTTTTTTATTACGCTGTCTTTGATGGCGGTCTCGCTGGGGCTTGGTTATCAGGATGTATCACTCTTTGTTTCATCGGCGTTTGCGGTGATGGGGGTCGCCTTGGTCGCCCAGTGGTCAATATTGAGTAACTTAACGGCAGGCGTGCTGATTTTTTTCGTATTTCCTTACCGCATTGGCGAGCGTATTCGGGTGGTTGATAAGGATGAAGATATCAGCGGGGTGATTATCGAAATTGCGCTGTTTCACGTGCTTATTCATCGCGACAATGGCGATACCATCACGTATCCCAATAACCTCATGCTGCAAAAGGCAGTGTTAAAGCTCTCAGATCAAAGTCCGCTTGCAGAGCGTCAGGCTTTACTCGAAGGCAAAAAGAAGTTTGATCCTGAGTAA
- a CDS encoding dienelactone hydrolase family protein, with amino-acid sequence MLVTQQTQDISTPSGPMRTYIYRPDAQGQFPCIIFYSEIFQQTAPIARAATILAGHGFAVLVPEVFHELNPIGTVLAYDESGKDKGNADKFAKPLEHHDSDTQALVDFATQQAYCNGKVGSMGVCIGGHLAYRAALNPAILGAFCLYPTDIHSNTLPCAYGNDSLSRSGDVQGELVLVFGKQDPHVSPEGRVLIHQQLMALNRNFTWLEVNAQHAFMRDEGERYDPALALQMYLQAVAFFQRVLH; translated from the coding sequence ATGTTAGTAACTCAGCAAACTCAAGATATCTCAACGCCATCCGGCCCGATGCGCACCTATATCTACCGCCCTGATGCACAAGGCCAGTTCCCTTGTATCATCTTCTATTCCGAAATATTTCAGCAAACCGCCCCCATCGCTCGCGCCGCCACGATTCTTGCCGGCCATGGTTTTGCCGTATTAGTGCCTGAAGTATTCCATGAACTCAACCCCATAGGCACAGTACTCGCCTATGATGAATCGGGTAAAGACAAAGGCAACGCCGATAAATTTGCCAAACCTTTAGAGCACCACGATAGCGACACCCAAGCCCTAGTCGATTTTGCCACTCAACAAGCTTACTGCAATGGCAAAGTAGGCAGCATGGGCGTGTGTATTGGCGGCCACTTAGCCTATCGCGCCGCACTCAACCCCGCTATTTTAGGCGCATTTTGCCTCTATCCAACCGACATTCACTCCAACACTCTACCCTGCGCTTACGGCAATGACTCACTGAGCCGCAGCGGTGATGTTCAAGGGGAATTAGTGTTAGTGTTCGGCAAGCAAGATCCCCATGTATCACCAGAGGGGCGAGTGTTAATCCACCAGCAATTAATGGCACTGAACCGTAACTTCACTTGGCTTGAAGTCAACGCCCAACACGCCTTTATGCGTGATGAAGGTGAACGCTATGATCCCGCACTCGCACTGCAAATGTACCTGCAAGCGGTAGCTTTTTTTCAAAGAGTGCTTCACTAG
- a CDS encoding 2-hydroxyacid dehydrogenase has product MRIGFFSAKQYDIEYFNRTNVAFGAQIEYFDYRLCMQTVKLAEGFDIICAFVNDSLCEEVLVELAKGGTKIIAMRCAGFNNVDLVAAKRLGMKVVNVPAYSPESVAEHTVALMLTLNRKIHKAYQRTRDANFSLEGLVGFNMFGKTVGVIGTGKIGVATIKVLLGFGCKVIAFDPFINPAVLALNVEYQDLDSLYANSDIISLHCPLTADNHHLLNKESFAKMKPGVMVINTSRGGLLNAFDAMEALKLGQIGSLGLDVYENEKGLFFEDKSNEIIQDDVFRRLSACHNVIFTGHQAFLTEEALSAIAKTTLSNLKALSASELSGNELF; this is encoded by the coding sequence ATGAGAATTGGATTTTTTAGCGCAAAACAATATGACATAGAATATTTTAACCGTACCAATGTCGCCTTTGGTGCGCAAATAGAGTATTTCGATTATCGTCTATGCATGCAAACGGTGAAACTTGCCGAAGGTTTTGACATCATCTGCGCCTTTGTTAACGATTCACTCTGCGAAGAAGTACTCGTAGAACTCGCCAAGGGTGGCACAAAAATTATTGCCATGCGCTGTGCGGGCTTTAACAACGTCGATTTAGTCGCTGCTAAACGCTTAGGTATGAAAGTCGTTAACGTGCCCGCCTATTCACCTGAATCTGTGGCCGAGCACACTGTCGCACTGATGTTGACCTTAAATCGTAAAATCCATAAAGCATATCAACGTACCCGCGATGCTAATTTTTCACTCGAAGGTTTAGTCGGTTTTAATATGTTCGGCAAAACCGTTGGCGTGATTGGTACAGGTAAAATCGGCGTGGCAACCATCAAGGTATTACTCGGTTTTGGCTGTAAAGTCATTGCGTTTGATCCTTTTATTAACCCAGCCGTGTTAGCCCTTAATGTGGAATATCAAGATCTCGATTCGCTTTATGCCAACAGCGATATCATCAGCTTACATTGCCCGTTAACGGCAGATAACCATCACTTACTCAATAAAGAAAGCTTCGCTAAGATGAAACCCGGGGTGATGGTGATTAACACTAGCCGCGGTGGCTTACTCAATGCCTTTGATGCAATGGAAGCCTTAAAGCTGGGCCAAATTGGTTCATTGGGGCTTGATGTGTACGAAAATGAAAAGGGGTTATTCTTTGAGGATAAATCGAATGAAATCATCCAAGACGATGTATTCCGCCGTTTATCTGCTTGCCACAATGTGATTTTCACTGGGCACCAAGCCTTCCTCACCGAAGAAGCCTTAAGTGCTATCGCTAAAACAACCTTGAGCAATCTAAAAGCACTCAGTGCGAGCGAATTGTCAGGTAACGAATTGTTTTAA